From the genome of Caloenas nicobarica isolate bCalNic1 chromosome 14, bCalNic1.hap1, whole genome shotgun sequence, one region includes:
- the MSRB1 gene encoding methionine-R-sulfoxide reductase B1 isoform X1 has translation MSFCSFFGGEVFKDHFQPGIYVCAKCGHELFSSRSKYEHSSPWPAFTETLREDSVAKRKERPGALKVSCGKCGNGLGHEFLNDGPKRGQSRFUIFSSSLKFLPKGEGCGSAAVSAHAKQVRTCRRSKRAALLGTPRWG, from the exons ATGTCCTTCTGCTCGTTTTTTGGGGGCGAGGTGTTCAAGGATCACTTCCAGCCGG GCATCTACGTCTGTGCCAAGTGTGGCCACGAGCTGTTCTCCAGCCGCTCCAAGTATGAGCACTCGTCCCCGTGGCCGGCGTTCACCGAGACCCTCCGCGAGGACAGCGTGGCCAAGCGCAAGGAGCGCCCAGGGGCTTTAAAG GTGTCTTGTGGCAAGTGTGGCAATGGGCTGGGCCACGAGTTCCTCAACGATGGCCCGAAGAGGGGGCAGTCCCGCTTCTGAATATTCAGCAGCTCGCTGAAGTTCCTCCCAAAAGGTGAAGGCTGTGGCTCGGCAGCGGTTTCAGCCCAT GCAAAGCAGGTGAGGACCTGCAGGAGAAGTAAgcgagctgctctgctgggcacaCCGCGCTGGGGCTGA
- the MSRB1 gene encoding methionine-R-sulfoxide reductase B1 isoform X2, with product MSFCSFFGGEVFKDHFQPGIYVCAKCGHELFSSRSKYEHSSPWPAFTETLREDSVAKRKERPGALKVSCGKCGNGLGHEFLNDGPKRGQSRFUIFSSSLKFLPKGKAGEDLQEK from the exons ATGTCCTTCTGCTCGTTTTTTGGGGGCGAGGTGTTCAAGGATCACTTCCAGCCGG GCATCTACGTCTGTGCCAAGTGTGGCCACGAGCTGTTCTCCAGCCGCTCCAAGTATGAGCACTCGTCCCCGTGGCCGGCGTTCACCGAGACCCTCCGCGAGGACAGCGTGGCCAAGCGCAAGGAGCGCCCAGGGGCTTTAAAG GTGTCTTGTGGCAAGTGTGGCAATGGGCTGGGCCACGAGTTCCTCAACGATGGCCCGAAGAGGGGGCAGTCCCGCTTCTGAATATTCAGCAGCTCGCTGAAGTTCCTCCCAAAAG GCAAAGCAGGTGAGGACCTGCAGGAGAAGTAA